One genomic region from Anabaena sp. PCC 7108 encodes:
- a CDS encoding extracellular solute-binding protein, protein MDRRTFLLGTSGLAFSQLLIGCAGKNQIQLNVQLLKGSIPGQVVNKFRKGIKSEVKLKFSPINQIKNLFQQLQTWQQPKAKNQEGLTRFLSLIPSQKAPKADLVTLGDYWLKAAIEQKLIQPIETEQIKEWSGLDEKWQKVVRRDDQGNLNPQGQVWGAPYRWGSTVIVYNRDKFKEFDWQPQDWQDLWRSELRSRISLLNQPREVIGLVLKKLGKSYNTENLDQIPALKTELQALNQQVRFYDSTNYLEPLITGDTWLAVGWSSDIIPILNRYPKLAVVIPQSGTAIWADLWVSPAGVEKKALTSEWIDFCWQPNIAKQIAILTKTNSPMATNISNAELQEPFSHILLKNQEILKKSEFLLPLPSATIKQYESLFMKMKNLG, encoded by the coding sequence ATGGATCGAAGGACTTTTTTGCTAGGCACAAGTGGACTTGCCTTTTCTCAACTGCTAATTGGGTGCGCTGGAAAAAACCAGATCCAACTCAACGTACAGTTATTAAAAGGTTCCATACCAGGTCAGGTGGTTAATAAATTTCGCAAAGGTATAAAGTCAGAGGTAAAGCTAAAGTTTTCTCCAATTAATCAGATTAAAAATTTATTTCAGCAATTACAAACTTGGCAGCAACCAAAAGCTAAAAATCAGGAAGGATTAACTCGATTTTTGAGCCTGATTCCCAGTCAAAAAGCACCAAAAGCTGACTTGGTGACATTGGGTGATTATTGGTTAAAAGCTGCGATTGAACAAAAACTAATTCAACCCATAGAAACAGAACAAATTAAAGAATGGTCAGGTTTAGATGAAAAGTGGCAAAAAGTAGTACGGCGCGATGACCAAGGGAATCTAAATCCACAAGGACAGGTTTGGGGTGCGCCTTATCGTTGGGGCAGTACAGTAATTGTTTATAATCGTGATAAATTCAAAGAATTTGATTGGCAACCACAGGATTGGCAGGATTTGTGGCGGAGTGAATTGCGATCGCGCATTTCTCTACTTAATCAACCCAGAGAAGTCATCGGTTTGGTTTTAAAGAAACTGGGAAAATCTTATAATACAGAAAATCTTGATCAAATTCCTGCCCTGAAAACAGAACTACAGGCTTTAAATCAACAGGTAAGATTCTATGATTCTACTAATTATTTAGAACCGCTAATTACTGGAGATACTTGGTTAGCAGTTGGTTGGTCAAGTGACATCATCCCCATACTAAATCGCTATCCCAAACTTGCCGTAGTTATTCCCCAATCAGGAACAGCAATTTGGGCAGATTTATGGGTAAGTCCCGCAGGTGTTGAAAAAAAGGCTTTAACATCTGAATGGATTGATTTTTGTTGGCAACCAAATATAGCCAAGCAAATTGCAATACTGACTAAAACTAATTCGCCTATGGCTACAAATATTTCTAATGCTGAACTTCAGGAACCATTTAGTCACATCTTACTAAAGAATCAAGAAATTCTCAAAAAAAGTGAATTTTTACTACCTTTACCATCGGCAACGATAAAACAGTATGAGTCTTTATTTATGAAAATGAAAAACTTGGGATGA